A genomic stretch from Diachasmimorpha longicaudata isolate KC_UGA_2023 chromosome 2, iyDiaLong2, whole genome shotgun sequence includes:
- the LOC135172785 gene encoding small ribosomal subunit protein uS17m, which yields MAAAQQGKKLLKYILGTCMPSAKENAARIKVRRFELDKNLLMYWNEFEYIFADDPKKLCKTGDTVLIQELPERLTRLITHKVIEVIYPMGDVTDPVTGKKVVVSKYRDEVKETNELYGESKSAFRYEDRPPRGSLEDKLDFSHKPSYIKYHDDPKKPQPYAI from the exons ATGGCAGCTGCACaacaaggaaaaaaattgctgaagTATATTTTGGGGACGTGCATGCCCTCGGCGAAGGAGAATGCCGCCAGGATAAAGGTGCGACGGTTCGAGCTCGATAAAAATCTCCTCATG TATTGGAATGAATTCGAATACATCTTCGCTGACGATCCAAAGAAACTGTGCAAAACTGGAGATACCGTTTTAATTCAAGAATTGCCTGAACGACTGACTCGTCTCATCACGCATAAA GTGATTGAAGTTATTTATCCCATGGGTGATGTCACAGATCCTGTGACCGGAAAAAAGGTTGTCGTTAGTAAATACAG AGATGAAGTCAAAGAAACCAACGAATTGTACGGAGAGTCCAAGAGCGCCTTTAGATACGAGGATAGACCCCCTCGAGGTAGCCTAGAGGATAAGCTCGACTTTTCTCACAAACCCAGTTATATTAAGTATCACGACGACCCCAAAAAACCCCAGCCCTATGCAATATAA
- the LOC135172749 gene encoding RNA polymerase II subunit A C-terminal domain phosphatase isoform X2 yields the protein MSGIEVKFPNDEQPGKIIKWRVSPDNMVSAGRILLFYQGIGNDGKSVEKKLRATQFGKINCLLVNADDVVQPGQVLLRMTGCKHPTVMKDLCAECGADLRAEATSDGGQGRLISEASVPMVHSIPELKVCPELAEEIGKKDEERLLSDRKLALLVDLDQTIVHTTNDTVPAVMKDVFHYQLYGPNSPWYHTRLRPGTRHFLLEMSKFYELHICTFGARNYAHTVAALLDKEGSLFSHRILSRDECFNSASKTPNLKALFPCGDDLVCIIDDREDVWQGCGNLVQVKPYHFFKHTGDIHAPPGLEKRDLPDILDSHELLDKMGEPVQKDDETKSCENGIVKDPLIAIDPESKRDESKVIAEQSKDETLPPQNKNGKDSAQDASDNTETGANKIITEKNKNQEDISTVSKTNPEAEDDDHDDYLLYLEDILKRIHAEFYKYIDRGERKPLRDIIPKVKRRVLQGWQLTFSGIIPTQHKLQDSRAYRVAKAFGAAVEQDLTSRTTHLVAIKPGTAKVYAAKKNSKIKVVNPDWLWSCAERWERVDERLFPLSAKARGSRIPPPHCSSPDQIEIENPVTVTFANTINPLMSFTEEEIESMDKEVDEDMTDPEMDSSVFDVEDLGVKRGINESDDNSDEYQRRKRRKTKKENASSSSSSSEDEERQRDRERQNEDNDENDDDDPITRFRRGEGLPDDLDMGDSQDSVEEIDDPAEEDDDREWNAMGAALEREFLSE from the exons ATGTCGGGAATAGAAGTGAAGTTTCCAAATGATGAGCAACCggggaaaattataaagtgGAGGGTGTCACCGGATAATATGGTGTCTGCAGGAAGAATTCTGCTGTTTTATCAGGGTATTGGAAATGATGGAAAGAGTGTTGAGAAGAAACTACGTGCTACTCAAtttgggaaaattaattgtctaCTGGTCAATGCCGATGATGTGGTCCAGCCTGG GCAGGTGTTGCTCCGAATGACAGGATGCAAACATCCAACAGTGATGAAGGACCTGTGTGCTGAGTGTGGTGCTGATTTGAGGGCTGAAGCAACGAGTGATGGTGGCCAGGGTCGACTGATATCAGAGGCGAGTGTTCCCATGGTCCACAGTATACCCGAATTGAAAGTATGTCCGGAATTAGCTgaggaaattggaaaaaaggATGAGGAGAGGCTTTTGAGTGATCGTAAACTGGCACTACTTGTCGATCTTGACCAGACTATTGTCCATACGACTAATGACACTGTTCCTGCTGTTATGAAG GACGTCTTTCACTATCAACTTTATGGACCCAACTCACCATGGTACCACACACGATTACGGCCTGGTACTCGTcactttttattggaaatgagTAAATTCTATGAGCTACACATCTGCACCTTTGGAGCAAGAAATTATGCACACACAGTGGCTGCGCTGCTTGATAAGGAGGGGTCACTCTTTTCGCATAGGATACTCTCGAGGGATGAGTGTTTTAATTCAGCATCGAAGACACCCAATTTAAA GGCGCTATTCCCATGTGGAGACGACTTAGTCTGTATAATCGATGACCGGGAGGACGTGTGGCAGGGTTGTGGTAATCTAGTACAAGTTAAGCcgtatcattttttcaaacacACCGGTGACATCCACGCTCCACCAGGACTCGAAAAGCGAGACTTGCCAGACATACTTGATTCCCATGAATTATTAGACAAGATGGGAGAACCTGTACAAAAGGATGACGAGACTAAATCATGTGAGAATGGCATTGTTAAGGATCCACTCATCGCAATTGACCCTGAATCGAAGAGGGATGAATCAAAAGTGATTGCTGAGCAATCCAAAGACGAAACATTGCCtccacaaaataaaaatggaaaagataGTGCTCAAGATGCTAGTGATAACACGGAAACTGGAGCAAACAAAATTATAACGGAAAAGAACAAGAATCAAGAGGATATTAGTACTGTTAGTAAGACTAATCCCGAGGCCGAGGATGACGATCacgatgattatttattatacttAGAAGATATTCTTAAGAGAATCCATGCGGAGTTCTACAAGTACATAGACAGGGGGGAAAGGAAGCCCCTGAGAGATATTATTCCTAAAGTGAAGAGGCGAGTCCTCCAAGGTTGGCAATTAACTTTCAGTGGCATAATTCCAACGCAGCATAAACTTCAGGACAGTCGAGCTTATAGGGTTGCTAAGGCATTTGGAGCGGCTGTTGAACAG GATTTAACCAGCAGAACAACACATTTAGTGGCGATAAAACCTGGTACTGCGAAAGTTTACGCAGCAAAAAAGAATTCCAAGATAAAAGTTGTCAATCCCGACTGGCTGTGGTCATGTGCGGAACGCTGGGAGAGAGTGGATGAGAGACTATTCCCCCTAAGTGCAAAG GCAAGAGGATCCAGAATACCGCCTCCACACTGTAGTAGTCCAGATCAAATTGAGATTGAGAATCCAGTGACTGTTACATTTGCCAATACTATAAATCCGCTAATGTCTTTCACGGAAGAAGAGATCGAGAGCATGGATAAGGAAGTCGACGAGGATATGACTGATCCTGAAATGGATTCGTCGGTGTTTGATGTTGAAGATTTGGGGGTCAAAAGAGGAATCAATGAAAGTGACGATAATTCAGAtg AATATCAACGCCGAAAGCGCAGAAAGACAAAAAAAGAGAACGCGTCATCATCGTCTTCATCATCAGAAGATGAAGAaagacagcgagacagagaaagacaaaaTGAAGATAACGACGAAAATGACGACGATGATCCAATAACAAGATTCAGAAGAGGCGAGGGACTACCGGACGACCTAGATATGGGTGATTCTCAAGATTCTGTGGAAGAAATCGATGATCCAGCGGAGGAAGACGACGACAGAGAATGGAATGCCATGGGTGCTGCGTTGGAGcgtgaatttttatcagaatga
- the LOC135172749 gene encoding RNA polymerase II subunit A C-terminal domain phosphatase isoform X1, giving the protein MSGIEVKFPNDEQPGKIIKWRVSPDNMVSAGRILLFYQGIGNDGKSVEKKLRATQFGKINCLLVNADDVVQPGQVLLRMTGCKHPTVMKDLCAECGADLRAEATSDGGQGRLISEASVPMVHSIPELKVCPELAEEIGKKDEERLLSDRKLALLVDLDQTIVHTTNDTVPAVMKDVFHYQLYGPNSPWYHTRLRPGTRHFLLEMSKFYELHICTFGARNYAHTVAALLDKEGSLFSHRILSRDECFNSASKTPNLKALFPCGDDLVCIIDDREDVWQGCGNLVQVKPYHFFKHTGDIHAPPGLEKRDLPDILDSHELLDKMGEPVQKDDETKSCENGIVKDPLIAIDPESKRDESKVIAEQSKDETLPPQNKNGKDSAQDASDNTETGANKIITEKNKNQEDISTVSKTNPEAEDDDHDDYLLYLEDILKRIHAEFYKYIDRGERKPLRDIIPKVKRRVLQGWQLTFSGIIPTQHKLQDSRAYRVAKAFGAAVEQDLTSRTTHLVAIKPGTAKVYAAKKNSKIKVVNPDWLWSCAERWERVDERLFPLSAKARGSRIPPPHCSSPDQIEIENPVTVTFANTINPLMSFTEEEIESMDKEVDEDMTDPEMDSSVFDVEDLGVKRGINESDDNSDEEYQRRKRRKTKKENASSSSSSSEDEERQRDRERQNEDNDENDDDDPITRFRRGEGLPDDLDMGDSQDSVEEIDDPAEEDDDREWNAMGAALEREFLSE; this is encoded by the exons ATGTCGGGAATAGAAGTGAAGTTTCCAAATGATGAGCAACCggggaaaattataaagtgGAGGGTGTCACCGGATAATATGGTGTCTGCAGGAAGAATTCTGCTGTTTTATCAGGGTATTGGAAATGATGGAAAGAGTGTTGAGAAGAAACTACGTGCTACTCAAtttgggaaaattaattgtctaCTGGTCAATGCCGATGATGTGGTCCAGCCTGG GCAGGTGTTGCTCCGAATGACAGGATGCAAACATCCAACAGTGATGAAGGACCTGTGTGCTGAGTGTGGTGCTGATTTGAGGGCTGAAGCAACGAGTGATGGTGGCCAGGGTCGACTGATATCAGAGGCGAGTGTTCCCATGGTCCACAGTATACCCGAATTGAAAGTATGTCCGGAATTAGCTgaggaaattggaaaaaaggATGAGGAGAGGCTTTTGAGTGATCGTAAACTGGCACTACTTGTCGATCTTGACCAGACTATTGTCCATACGACTAATGACACTGTTCCTGCTGTTATGAAG GACGTCTTTCACTATCAACTTTATGGACCCAACTCACCATGGTACCACACACGATTACGGCCTGGTACTCGTcactttttattggaaatgagTAAATTCTATGAGCTACACATCTGCACCTTTGGAGCAAGAAATTATGCACACACAGTGGCTGCGCTGCTTGATAAGGAGGGGTCACTCTTTTCGCATAGGATACTCTCGAGGGATGAGTGTTTTAATTCAGCATCGAAGACACCCAATTTAAA GGCGCTATTCCCATGTGGAGACGACTTAGTCTGTATAATCGATGACCGGGAGGACGTGTGGCAGGGTTGTGGTAATCTAGTACAAGTTAAGCcgtatcattttttcaaacacACCGGTGACATCCACGCTCCACCAGGACTCGAAAAGCGAGACTTGCCAGACATACTTGATTCCCATGAATTATTAGACAAGATGGGAGAACCTGTACAAAAGGATGACGAGACTAAATCATGTGAGAATGGCATTGTTAAGGATCCACTCATCGCAATTGACCCTGAATCGAAGAGGGATGAATCAAAAGTGATTGCTGAGCAATCCAAAGACGAAACATTGCCtccacaaaataaaaatggaaaagataGTGCTCAAGATGCTAGTGATAACACGGAAACTGGAGCAAACAAAATTATAACGGAAAAGAACAAGAATCAAGAGGATATTAGTACTGTTAGTAAGACTAATCCCGAGGCCGAGGATGACGATCacgatgattatttattatacttAGAAGATATTCTTAAGAGAATCCATGCGGAGTTCTACAAGTACATAGACAGGGGGGAAAGGAAGCCCCTGAGAGATATTATTCCTAAAGTGAAGAGGCGAGTCCTCCAAGGTTGGCAATTAACTTTCAGTGGCATAATTCCAACGCAGCATAAACTTCAGGACAGTCGAGCTTATAGGGTTGCTAAGGCATTTGGAGCGGCTGTTGAACAG GATTTAACCAGCAGAACAACACATTTAGTGGCGATAAAACCTGGTACTGCGAAAGTTTACGCAGCAAAAAAGAATTCCAAGATAAAAGTTGTCAATCCCGACTGGCTGTGGTCATGTGCGGAACGCTGGGAGAGAGTGGATGAGAGACTATTCCCCCTAAGTGCAAAG GCAAGAGGATCCAGAATACCGCCTCCACACTGTAGTAGTCCAGATCAAATTGAGATTGAGAATCCAGTGACTGTTACATTTGCCAATACTATAAATCCGCTAATGTCTTTCACGGAAGAAGAGATCGAGAGCATGGATAAGGAAGTCGACGAGGATATGACTGATCCTGAAATGGATTCGTCGGTGTTTGATGTTGAAGATTTGGGGGTCAAAAGAGGAATCAATGAAAGTGACGATAATTCAGAtg AAGAATATCAACGCCGAAAGCGCAGAAAGACAAAAAAAGAGAACGCGTCATCATCGTCTTCATCATCAGAAGATGAAGAaagacagcgagacagagaaagacaaaaTGAAGATAACGACGAAAATGACGACGATGATCCAATAACAAGATTCAGAAGAGGCGAGGGACTACCGGACGACCTAGATATGGGTGATTCTCAAGATTCTGTGGAAGAAATCGATGATCCAGCGGAGGAAGACGACGACAGAGAATGGAATGCCATGGGTGCTGCGTTGGAGcgtgaatttttatcagaatga
- the LOC135172749 gene encoding RNA polymerase II subunit A C-terminal domain phosphatase isoform X3 has translation MTGCKHPTVMKDLCAECGADLRAEATSDGGQGRLISEASVPMVHSIPELKVCPELAEEIGKKDEERLLSDRKLALLVDLDQTIVHTTNDTVPAVMKDVFHYQLYGPNSPWYHTRLRPGTRHFLLEMSKFYELHICTFGARNYAHTVAALLDKEGSLFSHRILSRDECFNSASKTPNLKALFPCGDDLVCIIDDREDVWQGCGNLVQVKPYHFFKHTGDIHAPPGLEKRDLPDILDSHELLDKMGEPVQKDDETKSCENGIVKDPLIAIDPESKRDESKVIAEQSKDETLPPQNKNGKDSAQDASDNTETGANKIITEKNKNQEDISTVSKTNPEAEDDDHDDYLLYLEDILKRIHAEFYKYIDRGERKPLRDIIPKVKRRVLQGWQLTFSGIIPTQHKLQDSRAYRVAKAFGAAVEQDLTSRTTHLVAIKPGTAKVYAAKKNSKIKVVNPDWLWSCAERWERVDERLFPLSAKARGSRIPPPHCSSPDQIEIENPVTVTFANTINPLMSFTEEEIESMDKEVDEDMTDPEMDSSVFDVEDLGVKRGINESDDNSDEEYQRRKRRKTKKENASSSSSSSEDEERQRDRERQNEDNDENDDDDPITRFRRGEGLPDDLDMGDSQDSVEEIDDPAEEDDDREWNAMGAALEREFLSE, from the exons ATGACAGGATGCAAACATCCAACAGTGATGAAGGACCTGTGTGCTGAGTGTGGTGCTGATTTGAGGGCTGAAGCAACGAGTGATGGTGGCCAGGGTCGACTGATATCAGAGGCGAGTGTTCCCATGGTCCACAGTATACCCGAATTGAAAGTATGTCCGGAATTAGCTgaggaaattggaaaaaaggATGAGGAGAGGCTTTTGAGTGATCGTAAACTGGCACTACTTGTCGATCTTGACCAGACTATTGTCCATACGACTAATGACACTGTTCCTGCTGTTATGAAG GACGTCTTTCACTATCAACTTTATGGACCCAACTCACCATGGTACCACACACGATTACGGCCTGGTACTCGTcactttttattggaaatgagTAAATTCTATGAGCTACACATCTGCACCTTTGGAGCAAGAAATTATGCACACACAGTGGCTGCGCTGCTTGATAAGGAGGGGTCACTCTTTTCGCATAGGATACTCTCGAGGGATGAGTGTTTTAATTCAGCATCGAAGACACCCAATTTAAA GGCGCTATTCCCATGTGGAGACGACTTAGTCTGTATAATCGATGACCGGGAGGACGTGTGGCAGGGTTGTGGTAATCTAGTACAAGTTAAGCcgtatcattttttcaaacacACCGGTGACATCCACGCTCCACCAGGACTCGAAAAGCGAGACTTGCCAGACATACTTGATTCCCATGAATTATTAGACAAGATGGGAGAACCTGTACAAAAGGATGACGAGACTAAATCATGTGAGAATGGCATTGTTAAGGATCCACTCATCGCAATTGACCCTGAATCGAAGAGGGATGAATCAAAAGTGATTGCTGAGCAATCCAAAGACGAAACATTGCCtccacaaaataaaaatggaaaagataGTGCTCAAGATGCTAGTGATAACACGGAAACTGGAGCAAACAAAATTATAACGGAAAAGAACAAGAATCAAGAGGATATTAGTACTGTTAGTAAGACTAATCCCGAGGCCGAGGATGACGATCacgatgattatttattatacttAGAAGATATTCTTAAGAGAATCCATGCGGAGTTCTACAAGTACATAGACAGGGGGGAAAGGAAGCCCCTGAGAGATATTATTCCTAAAGTGAAGAGGCGAGTCCTCCAAGGTTGGCAATTAACTTTCAGTGGCATAATTCCAACGCAGCATAAACTTCAGGACAGTCGAGCTTATAGGGTTGCTAAGGCATTTGGAGCGGCTGTTGAACAG GATTTAACCAGCAGAACAACACATTTAGTGGCGATAAAACCTGGTACTGCGAAAGTTTACGCAGCAAAAAAGAATTCCAAGATAAAAGTTGTCAATCCCGACTGGCTGTGGTCATGTGCGGAACGCTGGGAGAGAGTGGATGAGAGACTATTCCCCCTAAGTGCAAAG GCAAGAGGATCCAGAATACCGCCTCCACACTGTAGTAGTCCAGATCAAATTGAGATTGAGAATCCAGTGACTGTTACATTTGCCAATACTATAAATCCGCTAATGTCTTTCACGGAAGAAGAGATCGAGAGCATGGATAAGGAAGTCGACGAGGATATGACTGATCCTGAAATGGATTCGTCGGTGTTTGATGTTGAAGATTTGGGGGTCAAAAGAGGAATCAATGAAAGTGACGATAATTCAGAtg AAGAATATCAACGCCGAAAGCGCAGAAAGACAAAAAAAGAGAACGCGTCATCATCGTCTTCATCATCAGAAGATGAAGAaagacagcgagacagagaaagacaaaaTGAAGATAACGACGAAAATGACGACGATGATCCAATAACAAGATTCAGAAGAGGCGAGGGACTACCGGACGACCTAGATATGGGTGATTCTCAAGATTCTGTGGAAGAAATCGATGATCCAGCGGAGGAAGACGACGACAGAGAATGGAATGCCATGGGTGCTGCGTTGGAGcgtgaatttttatcagaatga
- the LOC135172768 gene encoding uncharacterized protein LOC135172768, whose product MMDRSLFYNTSRTTNSSKTPGMQRIRQYFSLGPVEPEEVVDAADFAESVDVLLKQTWNIWGVSSLYGLQQDSQVHLKLYGKKMREEVAALLPHEDVTYEAQFSIVEGMDKRPSASDPIPIKITVHAIPIERDVHDKTREPERNEKCIYVGILLSWRTSVNELDYEKSLRLPLLLCRGTKSAMKAVHITLGNMFDCHVVALPATEDDLKWLVPVVLQPSHKDDPPQKGEARLEYRVPGLPITDSITVKLEVADLTKMWSVISREDAIESNEETSFRAHHIERFYEVLNKQMIHSAGIQLGLCKLHKISLPSFTIMDNKMKASSAPVLSKVLLFFNEKALEILHQLNFDTTVSTSGLNV is encoded by the exons ATGATGGATAGATCGCTGTTTTATAACACTTCGAGGACGACTAATTCGTCAAAAACCCCGGGAATGCAGAGGATACGGCAGTACTTCAGCTTGGGACCTGTCGAGCCTGAGGAGGTCGTCGATGCCGCCGATTTTGCTGAGTCCGTTGACG tACTTCTCAAACAAACCTGGAATATCTGGGGCGTCTCTTCGCTGTATGGCCTCCAACAAGACAGCCAAGTTCATCTAAAGctgtatggaaaaaaaatgagagaagagGTTGCTGCACTTCTACCCCACGAAGACGTAACTTACGAGGCTCAATTTTCCATTGTTGAGGGGATGGATAAGAGACCTAGTGCATCTGATCCTATTCCCATTAAG ATTACTGTTCATGCAATTCCAATTGAAAGAGATGTTCATGATAAGacaagagagccagagagaaacgaaaaatgcATTTATGTTGGTATTCTGCTGTCATGGAGAACCTCTGTCAATGAACTGGACTACGAGAAATCATTGCGATTGCCGCTGTTATTGTGCAGAGGGACCAAAAGTGCCATGAAAGCAGTCCACATAACCCTGGGAAACATGTTCGACTGTCATGTAGTTGCTCTGCCTGCCACTGAGGATGATCTCAAGTGGCTGGTGCCTGTCGTCCTCCAACCAAGTCATAAAGACGATCCCCCCCAAAAAGGAGAAGCCAGGCTGGAGTACAGAGTGCCTGGTTTACCAATTACTGATAGTATTACTGTCAAGTTGGAAGTGGCTGATTTGACGAAAATGTGGAGTGT aatttctaGAGAAGATGCCATCGAGTCGAATGAAGAGACAAGTTTTCGTGCTCATCATATCGAGAGGTTTTATGAAGTTCTGAATAAGCAAATGATACATTCAGCTGGAATCCAATTAGGACTCTGCAAATTACATAAAATTAGCTTACCTTCATTTACCATTATGGATAATAAG ATGAAAGCTTCGTCAGCTCCTGTCCTGTCCAAAGTGCTATTATTCTTCAATGAAAAAGCCTTGGAGATACTCCACCAATTGAACTTTGATACGACAGTCTCCACCAGTGGTCTAAATGTTTAG
- the Snup gene encoding snurportin-1, translating into MNNISAIMSLEKAEMETTAEDGKSSRICLYKKPIKRDNYKVEPEWEETPQEVRRKRLLHHQKECRDAAFNAGRTMLEDAPFSEEENQDPMDVEKVRYPSRKHTNKQYANKLMMSEWMVDVPEDLVEKWWMVPCPRGRRNLLVARKGKTEVYSRRGEKLAEFQSALPGGHADEMNRNCTLLDCIWVPKHKIYYVLDVLAWSTQPLLNCDAEFRRFWLQSQLHENEDLKLQGTKRNQFPILALPSVSCDNNLSEFLSNLPPLPFLDGLLFYHKEGYYMHGFTPLVTWLKPYMLPEILGVSVPAPMDEKPEGYVNMMQHISSRSKRKEVSISAELVMETASDG; encoded by the exons ATGAACAATATCAGTGCAATAATGTCATTGGAAAAAGCAGAGATGGAGACAACAGCAGAGGACGGAAAATCTAGTAGAATTTGTTTGTATAAAAAACCAATTAAGAGGGATAATTATAAAGTAGAACCAGAATGGGAAGAGACACCACAAGAAGTTCGAAGAAAACGACTGCTGCATCACCAAAAAga ATGCAGAGATGCAGCTTTCAACGCCGGACGTACAATGCTAGAAGATGCTCCCTTCTCAGAGGAGGAGAATCAAGACCCAATGGATGTGGAAAAAGTGAGATATCCCTCTAGAAAGCACACGAATAAGCAGTATGCCAACAAATTAATGATGTCAGAGTGGATGGTCGACGTGCCCGAGGATCTAGTCGAAAAGTGGTGGATGGTCCCCTGTCCGAGGGGCCGACGAAATTTACTGGTAGCAAGGAAGGGAAAGACAGAGGTGTACAGCAGACGAGGGGAAAAACTCGCAGAATTCCAGTCAGCATTACCTGGAGGTCATGCCGATGAGATGAACAGGAATTGCACCCTCTTAGATTGTATCTGGGTGCCTAAACACAAAATTTACTATGTCCTCGATGTGCTCGCTTGGTCCACTCAGCCTTTATTGAACTGTGAT gctGAATTTCGTAGATTCTGGTTGCAATCCCAATTACACGAAAATGAGGATTTAAAATTGCAAGGAACAAAGCGGAATCAATTCCCAATATTAGCTCTTCCAAGTGTGTCCTGTGATAATAATTTGTCAGAGTTTCTCAGCAATTTACCACCGCTTCCATTCCTCGATGGTCTTTTATTTTACCACAAAGAGGGATACTACATGCACGGATTCACGCCTTTAGTCACTTGGCTAAAGCCTTACATGTTGCCTGAAATTTTGGGGGTCTCAGTACCAGCGCCCATGGACGAAAAACCCGAGGGGTATGTGAACATGATGCAGCACATATCATCTAGGAGTAAAAGGAAAGAAGTATCCATATCTGCTGAATTAGTC ATGGAAACAGCTAGTGATGGTTAA